TACTTCTTGGGATTTTTAACCTGCTTCCAGCATTTCCAATGGATGGAGGGAGGGTATTTAGGGCATTGCTTTCAAAAATGACCAAAATGAGCTATGTAAAAGCAACAAAACTTGCATCAACAATCGGACAGTATTTTGCACTGCTTTTATTGATATTTGGACTCATAAATTTCAATGTAATTTTGGTATTGATTGCAATATTCATCTACTTTGGAGCATCTCAAGAGTACAAGGCACTTGTTGCGGATACATTATTTGAAAACGTGCCTGCAAAAGAAATAATGTCTAAAAATATAGTTTACGTAAATTCAGACGATACTGTCGATGATGTTTTAAATCTAATGCTTGAAAATAGGTTTTTGGGGTATCCTGTACTCGAGGATGGAAAAATCGTTGGAACAATTACTCTAAACGAAATATCTTCATCTGCCGCAAAAACAACGAAAGTAAGAGATTTAATGTCTCCACCAGTAATGGTTCCGCCAAATGCTGAATTAAATGAACTAATTCGGGGAATGGCAAACACAGACCGTGTTTATGTTATTGATAATGGAAACATACTTGGAATAATTTCTAAAACAGATATAGTAAGAACTTTAAGTATTCTCGGGCTAAAAAATAACAACCAATAACAGATTTAAAAATTTACCTTAGGGGGGAAGGTGATTTTTTTATGAAATCTGATACACAGATGTTAAGGGATCTACAAAAAATAACTATTTCATTTGGAGTACTGTTTATTGTAGTAACGGGATACCTTGAATTAACAAAAGATTGGGATTCTATGCTACTTATACTCCCAATGTCTGGATTTTTATTGATATTTGCAGGAATACATAAACAAATCCATGAAAACGACTACTTTAAAAAAGTCTTCTTAATTGGCATAACCTTACTGATAATTGCAGTTGCTATTTTATTTATTTTACTATTATATCTTGCTTAAATATCTTTTAATCCTTTTTTTGCATTTTTCAGATAAAAATAATAATTTATTGTTGTAGTTCTGGACATATTTTTGAACATACATTAAAAAAACAGATTTCTACATATTGCACATATGTGGATAACTATATATAGAATCTTACCACACATTTCTACAGAAATAAAAAGAGGAAGATAACAATGAAACTCTGTATTACTAGTACTGGAAATACATTAGAAAGCACTTTCGAACAAAGATTTGGTAGAAGCCCATATTTCATAATCTACGATACCGAATCAAAAGAATTCGACGTAATTGAAAATAAAAACGGTGAATCTGCTCATGGAGCAGGTATTGGATCTGCACAATTGGTAATTTCATACAATATCAATGCAGTAATTAGCGGCAATATGGGCCCAAATGCAAAACAAGTTTTAGATGGCGAAAATATTAAAACTTACAAAGGAACTGGAAGTACCGTTCTTGAAAATATCCAATTATTTGAAAAAAATGAATTATCTGAAATAACAAAGCCTGGACAAGCACACCAAGGCATGTAAGGAAAAATCATGAACATTTCAATATTGAGTGGAAAAGGCGGAACTGGAAAAACCACCATATCTACAAATTTAAGCGTTCTTTTATCTGAAACTCACGAAAACGTTCAATATCTGGATTTTGATGTAGAAGAACCAAACGGGTTTATTTTTTTAAAACCTGCTATTGAATCTGAAAAAAAAGTGTTTAAACAAGTTCCAAAAATTGATACGGATTTGTGTAACAACTGCGGCGAATGCAGTAATTTATGTAAATTCAACGCCATATCTATAACACCAAATAACTCAACAGTTTTTGAAAAATTATGCCACTCTTGCGGACTATGCTACATTGCATGCCCCATGCAAGCAATTTCAGAAATTTCAAGAGAAATTGGAAAGATAGACTCTGGAAAATCAGAAAAAAATCCAAATTTAAGTGTTTGTAGGGGCGTTTTAAAAATTGGGGAGCCTTCCGGAGTTCCAGTCATTTCTGAATTAAAAAAATGTTTAGATGAAAAATCAATAAACATACTCGACGCGCCCCCTGGAAGTTCATGCAGTGTACTAAACACTGTTGAAGATAGCGACTACTCCATACTCGTTACAGAACCTACCAAATTTGGACTCCACGACTTAAAAATTGCAGTTGAAGTTTTAAGATACTTAAAAATACCATTTGGTGTTTTAATCAATAAATCTGATGAATTTGATTTTATTATCGAAAATTGCTGTAAAGATGAAAAAATCGATATTTTGGGGAAAATTCCATTTTCAAGAAATATTGCAAATAAATATTCAAAAGGAGACATTTTAGTCAATTTGGATGCGGAGTTTACCGAAAATTTGCAGAATATTGCCTCTGAACTTGAAAAGAGGTCGATATTATGAAACAGATTGTTATAATAAGTGGAAAAGGCGGAACTGGAAAGACCACCATATCTTCCTCATTTTCAGAATTACTTGACAAAAAAAACATTGCTGACTGCGATGTTGAGGCCCCGAATTTACATTTGATGTTTGAAAATGAAATAATCAATACAAAAGAATACATCGGATCCCAGACTGCAATCATTGATCCTGAAAAATGTATTAAATGTGAAAAATGCTTACAATGTAGGTTTGGAGCAATAACTCCAGAACTAGAAGTAAACCCCCTAAAATGCGAAGGTTGTGGTTTATGCAAATACGTCTGTCCTGCCGATGCTGTAAAAATGGTAGATAACATTACTGGCCATATTTATTCTTCCAAAATCAAAGACGGATATTTATCTTACGCGAAACTAAATATTGGGGCAGAAGGGGCTGGAAAAGTTGTAACTGAAGTTAGAAAAAATTCTCTTGAAAATCAGAATTTTGAAAACTTACTGATTGATGGATCTCCAGGAATAGGCTGTGTTGTAATTGCATCACTTGCAGGCTGTGATTATGCAGTAGTTGTAACTGAACCAACACAATCAGGATTAGATGATTTAAGCCGTGTTTTAGAACTTACCAAATTTTTTGATATCGAAAGCTATGTTATAATCAATAAATACGACATTAATGAAGAAAAAACTTCCGAAATAATCGATTACTGTAAAAATGCAGGTTTTTCTGTCTTGGGAAAAGTTCCATTTGATAGTACAGTAAACAAATCAATTCAAAACGGAATTCCAATTGTCAATTATGAAAATAGCATTGCAGGTAACGAAATTAAAAAAATATGGAATGATTTTTACAACAAACTCAAATAATTACTTTTTTTACACCATTAACTAACCGATATTAATCTAAAAAAACCTGTAATTTTAAAAAAACGTAGTATTATATACTTGTTTTTCAATATAATGAAATATGCACATATGTGCGAAAATAATTAGTATACAAAATAAGGTGAGTTATATGGATTACAGACTACACAGAAATTGCATATGCAGAAAATTATTTGACACAACCGAATATCTCGGACTTGGAATTAGAAGATTTTTTAGAATGGGCTTAACTTCCGAAGAAATCAAAAATGTCATTAAAAGAGAAACAGGTAAAGATATATCTGATGAAGAGATAAGTAAGATATCAAAAGAAATCTCTGAAGAAGATGTTATCGATGCTCGTGGAAGAAGAAACTTTTTCGGTGCGGGCAGGGGTGGCAGAATGGGAAGAGGAATGGGAAGAGGGAGATTTTAAACATTATTAATTAAACAATAAGGCGATAATTTGAAAGTAGCAATCCCAATACTTGATGAAAAAACAGTTTCTTCACATTTTGGAAAAACTCCATTTTTTATGATTTTTGAAATAAACGAAAATAATGAAATAATTGGATCAAAAAAAGTAGGAAACTCCCCATGTCATGGAGCTCATGAAGAAGGTCACGGCGGACAGGGGCCTGGAAGCACAGTTCAAACATTGCTTTCTGAAGGAGTTAATGCAGTAGTTTTCGTAAATATGGGTCAAAGAAGTGTAAATGCTTTAGCAAGTGTTGTTGAATTATACCAGACCCAATTAGAAGATGTTGAAGCCGTATTGAAAGAATTTTTAAATGGAAATATGGCAAAATTAAACTAATTTTAAATTATTCTTTTTTTTAAATTTTGAAAAATCCTGTCATTTACGATTAAATTAAGTTTAATCAAATATATGTTGTTTTGATGGATAGTAAACTATATTTATGGCTTTTTAAAAATATTATCATGTAGTCCCGCTACACACCCCAACAATAATACATATTTATTTTGCCAAATAATAAATGCTAATTAGTGCCGTTAACGTATAAAGGGGGGAACAATGGAACTAATTAACGTTATATGCCATTGGGCAATGTATGAAGACAATATTGACCTTGGAAAACCGCCAAACTGGATTTTGGAACATTTCAACTACGAATATCCTGAAGAACGTCTGGAATTTTCAATGGATTTTTTGTGCATTCTTGGTAAATTCCAAAAATATCCTAACTCAAAAGTCTACGTTCCATTAAAAAATACAAATCATAACATTGATGTTTTTGGACTTCTGGATTAATTGAATAAAAATTGAGTCTCGAATCTTGAATGTTAAAATTTATGTTAAAAAAGAATTAAATAACGTTAAAAGAGTTTTAAATTAATTTAAACAGAATTATTCTTCAGTTTCTGTTTTTTCATTCTTTTTGTATTCTAAGTACCCACATTTTCCACATGCGAATCTGTTTAAGTGTTCAGCCATGAATACGCCTGCACCACATTTTGGGCATGCTTTTTTCAATCTTTCTACAGTGTTTCCTTCAACTTTGTAGTAATCTGATTTTTTTGTTGATGTTTTTACACCTTTTTTAGCTGCCATATTATTCCTCCGCTACTTCAGCTTCTGCTTCTTCTTCGATTTTGTTTTTTTCTAAAACGGATTTTGTTTCGATTGTTTCCATTGCTTTTTCATCGTTGTAGATTTTTGCGTAACCTTCTGCTTCCAATTTACCAAAAATCTGGTCTAGTGTATCAACTACGAGAACTTTTTTGTCTGCGTTTAAAACTGCAACAAGTTTCATTTTTACGTCTTTGATTGAAGGGGTAGCTGCATCGAATGATACTGTGAATTTTACTTCCCTTCTTTGTAATAATGGGTTGTTTTTGTCTGAGATAATGCTTATATCCATATCCGTATCACCTTTCTTCCATATCTTTTAGAAGTTTTTCAATTTTCTGTTTCAGTTCGTCTGTGATTTTTAACAGCACCATGCCTTCGTCAGGCTGTCCGTAAATGACTGAGGTATCCTCGGGGAAGTACTTTATTACAGGTATTGTAAGTAAGTCTTCTTCACCCTTAATGATTAAAGCCATATCTCTATCATGTATGGTGGAAAGGTATTTAATCCTTTCTATGGCTTCATCAGAAATGCACCCTTGAGGATTTTCAACCTCAAAAATTGTTTTAAATTTATGAGGGATGTTAACAGGGATATTTCTTTTAGTTTTAAAGTCCAAAATTGATAAATTTGGTATTATACCATTCGATAAAAGGTGTTTTGTAGTAACGTCACCTATAGAAACGACCTTTCCTTCTATACTGGGAAGTTCCTTATATACTTTTCCGAAAGGTTTTTTCAATTCGTGAGCTACTTTGTCGTTTAATAAATACATAAAGGTCACTATAACAAAAATTCAAATTTTTAAGTTATTTAACGCTCAATGCATATTTTCCTTTTATGTCTATCCCTGCTTTTTTTGCAACTTCTGAGTTGTGAGGATCGAGTACAATTAATAAACCTCTAACGTTATCTGAAGTATCAAATCCGCAAATTGGGCAGGTATCTTCTCTTGTGATGTATTTGCATCTTAAACATGCATTCATTTAAATTCACCTCAAATTAAAATTAAAAGTGAAAAATTAATTTTCTTCACTTACTGTTTCATTTTCCTCTTCGAGCCATTCGAGTCTTCCAAGACCGTTCTGTCTCATTGTTAAAGCTATTTTGCTGCCTCTTTTCTTCTCTTCTCTTAAGCTGACTGCAACAATTCTAGCTCTTACTTTGTCGCCTTTTTCTAAAACTTTGCCTGTTTCTTTTCCAATGATTGCTTCTCTTTTTGGGTCAAAGCTTACGAAATCATCCATGATTTGTGAAATGTGAATCAAACCATCGAGGGGGCCAAGTCTTACAAATGCACCAAACTCAACAACGTCAACGATTTCTCCGTCAACTACTTCCTGAAGTTCTGGAACGTAGGTAAGCACATTAAATTCTGTTTCGTGGTATGCCGCACCATCTCCATAAATGATGCTTCCGTCACTTACTTCATCCACATCAACGATTGAAAGGATAAATCCGATGTCCTTATCAAGAATTCCTTCGTATTTTTCCATTAAAACCCTTTTTACGTTTTCGCTTAACGGGTTTCCAAACATTTTAGGGGGGATTCTCACGGTATCAGAAATTTTTAAAATTTTATACAAATAACCACCTCAGTAGCAGATTAAACTTTTAAAACAGTTGAGATAACGAAATATTTTAAAATAATAAAACAGTTTCACTATATATATTCTCGTTTTTGGTATATAAATTCTACGCACAGTTTTTATTATTGTTAAAAATTGAATAAAAAAATAAAAATTATTTCTGGGCAATTCCGATGATATCAGACATTTTTAAATCTTTTTTCAGGAGATATTCTTCAATTTCATTGTTTATCTTTTGGAATATGTCGTATCCTCGGTAGTAAACTCCAGTTCCAACCTGAACTGCAGAAGCTCCTGCCATCATAAATTCTATTGCATCAGCGCCAGTAGTAATTCCACCAACACCAATTACGGGCACATCTACCGCGGAACAGATATCATAAACATTCTTAACTGCAATTGGTTTTATTGCTTTTCCACTCATTCCGCCAACTTTATTTCCAAGAATTGGAACACCTGACTCAATATCAATCACCATTCCTGGACCCAAAGTATTTATTGCAACAATTCCATCAGCTCCGGCATTTATAACCGCATTTGCAATTTCTTTAATATCTGTTACATTTGGAGTAAGTTTTGCAATAACTGGAATGTCTGAAACGTCATTTACTGCTGAAACCACGTTTTTACAAAGACATGGATCCTGACCGATTGATGAACCGTATCCGCCACCTG
This Methanococcus maripaludis C5 DNA region includes the following protein-coding sequences:
- a CDS encoding ATP-binding protein translates to MKQIVIISGKGGTGKTTISSSFSELLDKKNIADCDVEAPNLHLMFENEIINTKEYIGSQTAIIDPEKCIKCEKCLQCRFGAITPELEVNPLKCEGCGLCKYVCPADAVKMVDNITGHIYSSKIKDGYLSYAKLNIGAEGAGKVVTEVRKNSLENQNFENLLIDGSPGIGCVVIASLAGCDYAVVVTEPTQSGLDDLSRVLELTKFFDIESYVIINKYDINEEKTSEIIDYCKNAGFSVLGKVPFDSTVNKSIQNGIPIVNYENSIAGNEIKKIWNDFYNKLK
- a CDS encoding NifB/NifX family molybdenum-iron cluster-binding protein, translating into MKVAIPILDEKTVSSHFGKTPFFMIFEINENNEIIGSKKVGNSPCHGAHEEGHGGQGPGSTVQTLLSEGVNAVVFVNMGQRSVNALASVVELYQTQLEDVEAVLKEFLNGNMAKLN
- a CDS encoding dihydroorotate dehydrogenase encodes the protein MLKTKLWDIEFKNPVFLAAGVMGETGSALKRMAKNGAGAVCTKSVGIEKKPGHNNPTMVEVEGGFLNAMGLPNPGADEYAGEIERIKDEMKRMDVKIIGSIYGKNDSEFQKAAEIIGNYVDVLELNISCPHAGGGYGSSIGQDPCLCKNVVSAVNDVSDIPVIAKLTPNVTDIKEIANAVINAGADGIVAINTLGPGMVIDIESGVPILGNKVGGMSGKAIKPIAVKNVYDICSAVDVPVIGVGGITTGADAIEFMMAGASAVQVGTGVYYRGYDIFQKINNEIEEYLLKKDLKMSDIIGIAQK
- a CDS encoding GTP-dependent dephospho-CoA kinase family protein, with amino-acid sequence MYLLNDKVAHELKKPFGKVYKELPSIEGKVVSIGDVTTKHLLSNGIIPNLSILDFKTKRNIPVNIPHKFKTIFEVENPQGCISDEAIERIKYLSTIHDRDMALIIKGEEDLLTIPVIKYFPEDTSVIYGQPDEGMVLLKITDELKQKIEKLLKDMEER
- a CDS encoding 30S ribosomal protein S24e, with product MDISIISDKNNPLLQRREVKFTVSFDAATPSIKDVKMKLVAVLNADKKVLVVDTLDQIFGKLEAEGYAKIYNDEKAMETIETKSVLEKNKIEEEAEAEVAEE
- a CDS encoding NifB/NifX family molybdenum-iron cluster-binding protein, coding for MKLCITSTGNTLESTFEQRFGRSPYFIIYDTESKEFDVIENKNGESAHGAGIGSAQLVISYNINAVISGNMGPNAKQVLDGENIKTYKGTGSTVLENIQLFEKNELSEITKPGQAHQGM
- a CDS encoding DNA-directed RNA polymerase; its protein translation is MYKILKISDTVRIPPKMFGNPLSENVKRVLMEKYEGILDKDIGFILSIVDVDEVSDGSIIYGDGAAYHETEFNVLTYVPELQEVVDGEIVDVVEFGAFVRLGPLDGLIHISQIMDDFVSFDPKREAIIGKETGKVLEKGDKVRARIVAVSLREEKKRGSKIALTMRQNGLGRLEWLEEENETVSEEN
- a CDS encoding P-loop NTPase, translating into MNISILSGKGGTGKTTISTNLSVLLSETHENVQYLDFDVEEPNGFIFLKPAIESEKKVFKQVPKIDTDLCNNCGECSNLCKFNAISITPNNSTVFEKLCHSCGLCYIACPMQAISEISREIGKIDSGKSEKNPNLSVCRGVLKIGEPSGVPVISELKKCLDEKSINILDAPPGSSCSVLNTVEDSDYSILVTEPTKFGLHDLKIAVEVLRYLKIPFGVLINKSDEFDFIIENCCKDEKIDILGKIPFSRNIANKYSKGDILVNLDAEFTENLQNIASELEKRSIL
- the spt4 gene encoding transcription elongation factor subunit Spt4 — protein: MNACLRCKYITREDTCPICGFDTSDNVRGLLIVLDPHNSEVAKKAGIDIKGKYALSVK
- a CDS encoding site-2 protease family protein: MQSFKIARVMGIPIELHITFILLLVVVFYFWGIEGLILYMFLFTSVVLHELGHSYVAKKYGVTIEKILLLPIGGMAMMSEISKEGEFKIAIAGPLVSLVLGSILLGVSTVTDYTLAEYPLFQTVGGLNILLGIFNLLPAFPMDGGRVFRALLSKMTKMSYVKATKLASTIGQYFALLLLIFGLINFNVILVLIAIFIYFGASQEYKALVADTLFENVPAKEIMSKNIVYVNSDDTVDDVLNLMLENRFLGYPVLEDGKIVGTITLNEISSSAAKTTKVRDLMSPPVMVPPNAELNELIRGMANTDRVYVIDNGNILGIISKTDIVRTLSILGLKNNNQ
- a CDS encoding 30S ribosomal protein S27ae; the encoded protein is MAAKKGVKTSTKKSDYYKVEGNTVERLKKACPKCGAGVFMAEHLNRFACGKCGYLEYKKNEKTETEE